TCTAAGTAATGGAGCCCTAATTAGAATTAAGTTGGGCCTTAATTATGGGCCGATATAAAGTAACTTATACACGGCGGCTCTTCTTCCCAGTTCAATTAATCAATCGGGCCATCCGCCATCGAGCAGTCCTTCCCCAGttgatatttatatcatttaagcCATTCTTCACCGATGCTGtcaaggtttagggtttaacaAGATATAAATTGGCAAAATGGAGATGATCGAGATATCACcagagaaggaagaagaagaagaaaaagaagagactCCAGTTAGATCCATGTTTTGCCTCAAAAGAAACATGGACTTGAAGAGTTTTGACGAGAAAGAGGATTGCTTCATTCTTGATTTTAACCCATTTGAATCCCTTCACCTCACCCATCTCTCTATTTCCAACAATCATGCTGAAGACCTTTCTGTCATTGCTGAAAAAGGCCAGGTTTATTTATATACGATTGTTTTCCCTgcaattgc
This is a stretch of genomic DNA from Mangifera indica cultivar Alphonso chromosome 11, CATAS_Mindica_2.1, whole genome shotgun sequence. It encodes these proteins:
- the LOC123230039 gene encoding uncharacterized protein LOC123230039 isoform X1, whose translation is MEMIEISPEKEEEEEKEETPVRSMFCLKRNMDLKSFDEKEDCFILDFNPFESLHLTHLSISNNHAEDLSVIAEKGQVACRDYPHSRHLCLKYPFETTPHENFCELCYCYVCDLAAPCNFWTEAEAEAEMGHCHASENTGNWKKLRILRKKKS